The DNA region AGTGTTATTTCCAGATAGATAATTTAAAGCAGAGAATTCAAAACCAACGAATTTATCTAAATAACTTAGTTCAATGTTGTTTGACAACCCAATCGACAGGCCTTGAGTATATCGAGAAACCTCTTGGGTGTTGACAATGCTGTTATCAATAAAAAATTCCGTTATGACTGGAGAGTAAGATAATAGCGCTCGCTCTTCTGGCTTACTCGTTATTACATTAAATCCATTCAATCCTGCAAAGTAGATTTTATTCTTGAGCAAATTAACCGTACTGGTTGTCGAAAACTCATTGGCTTGAAGCCCTTGCTCTACGGAATAGTTAGTGATCAATTGAGAGTTTAAGCTTAAATTAAAGACACCTTGATTAGTGCTCGCCCAAATGTTCTGCAAATAATCCTGTTCGATGGCATATACGGTGTTATTTGGCAGGCCTTGTTGTTGCGTATAATGTTGTACATTATCTTGATTGTAATCATACAAACCATCTCCGCCAGTACCAATCAATAAGTGACTCGAGTCAGTGTAATAAAATCGATAAATCGGCGAAGTAATTTCCAAAAGTGCCTTTGGTATTTTTTCTAAATCGACTTTACCTGTGTGTGTATTAAGCCGAGTTAGTCCATGCTGAGTACCTATCCAGAGATACGGACTGTTCGGTTGTTTTAGTAAATTGAAAATCTGAGGTATACGTTCACTTCCGGCTATCATCAACTTACTGAAATGCGTAAATTTATGTGAACGCATATCAAACTTTGCCAAACCACCCTGCGTTCCTAACCATAAGCTTTCCCCTTCTTTTTCAATCGAGAATACATCCAGGTTGAGCAAGCCATCCTCTGGTAAATTCGCATTAGCAAATAGATTAAACTTAACTCCGTCAAAATGAAGCAAGCCTAAACCAGCCGTGCCAAACCACCATTCATGGTCACTTCCTTGTTGCATACTGACAATAGATTTCAAAGCTTGATTGACCAATGGCAGAGTATGCCGATCAAAGACTTCACAGTGTTGAGTCTTTAAGTTGATTTTGTGAAGTCCCTTGCCCCAAACCGCAACCCATAAGTTATCATTCGCATCTCTTGTTAATGAATAGATAGCATTACCCGATAGGCACTCAGGTAAGTTATTGTCGGCGATATAATGCTCGACCATTTGTTCATTAAATTGAGTAAACGAAGCACCCGCACGATCGGTTCCCACCCACAAGATACCTTGAGCATCCACGTAGGAAAAATTCACCGTACTATCAGGCAAATGGTACTGAGAATTCTTCAAAAATCCAGTTTTCGATATTTGTCGGCTCGGAAAGTCTAGCTCGATTAATCCATCAAAGGTCGAAAGTAGAACTTGATTTTTTTCGGTTACGGTTATCGATCGCACTCGTTCGTCTTTTACTTGTGGGTATAAAGCTTCGGAAAAAACTCGCTCACTCTCGTTGCGTTTGACGTTGTGCGAATAAAGTCCTTCGTAAGTAGCGATCAATATATTTGACCGATACAACGCAATACTTTCAACAGGATGACGATCTTTTTCTTTATCTCCCGCGGCCCAACCAGAGACCAACTGAAAATTCTCTTCAGAGTCATCTAATACCCATAACCCTGTTCGAGACGCTAGCCAAATCGTATGTTCATTTCCTACTATCACCTGATTAATATGAACGATACCCGACTCATCATTAACAGGAAATTCAGAAAGCGTCTTAGTTTCTTGATTCAGCAGAAGTACTTTGCCAACATTAGTCGCAAACCATAGGTTTCCACGTCCATCTTCAGTTACCGATGTCACATGCTGACGGTTTTGATGGTCTTCTAGCGTTTCAATGTAGGTAAAACTATCTGTTTTAGCGGAGTAAGTTAGCGGTCCAGCACTAGAGATAGCGATAAGTTCACCGCTGCTTGTCGTCAGCAAATCTTTGATCAAATTGCCAACAGCACCATCACTTTGCGGCTGCTGAAGATAAGTTCGAACCTGATGGCCATCAAAGCGGTTTAAACCATCTTTCGTTCCCAGCCAAATAAAACCCTGCGAGTCTTGAGAAATATCAGTCACAGAAACTTGCGACAACTGGGTGTGTAAATGGCGAAAATGCATGACCGGCTCTAGACCACTGACCAATGGCCAGTAGCTAACTAGAAGCAATAGAATTAATCGAGTGATCAGCCGCAAAAGATTCGATTCTTAAGGTTGACTGCCATTACCAGCCTGACACGTCGTTGAGCCTGCGGGGCAACCTCCTGTCGGTGGCGGACAATTTATTTTACACCCGTCGGAATAAATAACCTCTGCAACTGCCCTAGCAAATATTCCTCCATAAGCTTGATTATCCGAATCTACAGCACGACAGGTCTCTCCATAACCAGTCGCTAAACACAAGTGATTGGCGTTAACTAAATTTAAAAGGTTGAGCTGGTTGCCACTCTCATCCAAGTAGGCATTGTCATCCTTTATATAAAATACTTGCCACGTACGAGACTCGTCTAAGTTCGTATCCGCAATCATCACAACAAAGTAATCATCGTTAGACTCCAACTCTACCGCTAAAGGTGTGTTAACAAAATGAAACGGGTTGATATAACTAAGGCCTAGTCGAGCTTCAATCAATGTACTTGCTTGTTCGTAAAAGCTACCATTGCCCGACCAATCAACGTTGGTTTTTCCTAGATAAAGTTTGTTCCATGTTCCCGTAATCGACTCCGTAAAACCCAGGTAAGGATCAAACACATACATGTCTTCAAATTTTTGATTATTGTTTAAAAACATCGAATAGGCTTCTTCCGTATATAGGCTATTCGGACGCACCACAGCGGACATTACCGTTTCGGTACCTCTCTGTCTCCCCCGTGGTCCATTAATCACTCGCGACTGCCAACTAACACGTACCGTTTTAACACGATTGATGACCGAGTTTACCAAGACGTAATTTTTATGAATTCCGCTGATTGGAATATCTTCAGAATAGGGGTAGTTATTTTCAAAATGTAGCCGCGCCTTGTTAATAAAGTCACCATCATTACTGCAACCGCTGCACTGCATATAATAAGTATCATCAAGGTAAACATCGGCTTGCAAACAGGCTACCCAAGCCAATAGAAGTAAAATTAAAATCTTTTTCATAGCATCCCTCTGCAAAAACTTTCCATAGCAATTAATTCTTCAATCGCGATTTAAGCGCAAATATAACACTTTGAAATAGTGACTTCATGATCAACTGTTCAGTCTGTGAAATAGTTACATTCGAAGGGAAGTTTCTGAGGGCTAAGCTTTCACAAAACCCTCAGAAGGGGCGTCACGATCCATCGCGACAAAAACAACCTAAGTGGAAGTTGATTCGGTCGATGCTGGATGTCCTTACCTAAAAATTAAATGCGTTCCTTCGTTAAATGATTGCGCATCAACCGTCGAGATGCAGTCTAGTGTGTTTCGTCAAATAACCCTATCAATTGCCGGCCAAGCGTTATCAATAAACGGACAATAAAAATTAAAGCTAAATATATCAACATGTTAGAAACAACCAAAAGTCGTCTGTGAACCAAAACACATTGTTAACCGATCGCTTTCTTGCCGTTTCTTCGTTGATCACTGACAAACCATCTGTTTATTTTTTGTACGAACAATAATACATAAATCTCTATTCCTTATATTTAGTTCACCTTCTTTATTTTCCATATTGCCTAACACTAACGCCGACGTTAATCTGCCGCCGCTAATAATTTAATTTGGATAAAGAGTTAGCGTTCATCATGATTAATTTTAATTTAAGGAGAAAACACCATGACACTTCGCGCCTTTATAAGCGGGATTTTTCTGTGCTCTATAAGCTTTTTTAACCCAGCATTTGCTGACATAGTTGCAAATGGTTCTGAGCAACAAGTGAACCAGAACAGTTCAGGAAACCAATATTTTCCCAAATCATCGGCGGATGCCAATGGCAACTATATCGTCAGCTATAATGAGTCGCTTGGCGGCTTAAACAACGCTTACATCAATTTGTATAACAGCAGCGGAACCCTACTGACTCAAATGACCTTTAACGGTGGCAGCTCTTCATTTGGCGTCAATGATGTCGCTATGAATCAGTATGGCCAATTTGCAGCCGTTTTCACCGACGCTGAT from Pleionea litopenaei includes:
- a CDS encoding hybrid sensor histidine kinase/response regulator transcription factor, with product MRLITRLILLLLVSYWPLVSGLEPVMHFRHLHTQLSQVSVTDISQDSQGFIWLGTKDGLNRFDGHQVRTYLQQPQSDGAVGNLIKDLLTTSSGELIAISSAGPLTYSAKTDSFTYIETLEDHQNRQHVTSVTEDGRGNLWFATNVGKVLLLNQETKTLSEFPVNDESGIVHINQVIVGNEHTIWLASRTGLWVLDDSEENFQLVSGWAAGDKEKDRHPVESIALYRSNILIATYEGLYSHNVKRNESERVFSEALYPQVKDERVRSITVTEKNQVLLSTFDGLIELDFPSRQISKTGFLKNSQYHLPDSTVNFSYVDAQGILWVGTDRAGASFTQFNEQMVEHYIADNNLPECLSGNAIYSLTRDANDNLWVAVWGKGLHKINLKTQHCEVFDRHTLPLVNQALKSIVSMQQGSDHEWWFGTAGLGLLHFDGVKFNLFANANLPEDGLLNLDVFSIEKEGESLWLGTQGGLAKFDMRSHKFTHFSKLMIAGSERIPQIFNLLKQPNSPYLWIGTQHGLTRLNTHTGKVDLEKIPKALLEITSPIYRFYYTDSSHLLIGTGGDGLYDYNQDNVQHYTQQQGLPNNTVYAIEQDYLQNIWASTNQGVFNLSLNSQLITNYSVEQGLQANEFSTTSTVNLLKNKIYFAGLNGFNVITSKPEERALLSYSPVITEFFIDNSIVNTQEVSRYTQGLSIGLSNNIELSYLDKFVGFEFSALNYLSGNNTRYRYKLSGYHEQWLETPRGSRTASFSNLPSGSFQLIINATDASGQWSNKVTSITLNVAPPWWLSFWAKIAYILLIVVTPLVIFRYRSRSLLKRAADLEVAVRLRTKELAVQKSIVEKLLQQKNNEFINISHEFRTPLTLILGPVKRLLTHVSEEQKTSLKLIQTNAERLLKLVDELLEIEKLKVNKALPKQFYLLDGIVEDIVYAYEYAAQSAGLVFRSHVETGICVNVLHDSIEKIISNLLSNAIKYNREGGSIDLSITASGDVLNIQVSDTGIGMPKEILNRVFEKFKRAENGSLIAQGSGVGLSVVQEIVNAHGGTVKLQSKLGEGTKFSLSIPCVIENKQKQTWSNLSEASNLQRSPDEQHHSKSEVFSLGEDLNPERQVVGESFQFDTSTLDDDSPVVLVIEDDPGMRYYIAQVIGEQFQCVTATNGEEGIKIAKNLVPDIIVSDVMMPGLSGHQVCKTLKSEETTSHIPVLMLTARVDKDSRIQSWELLADEYLTKPFDDDEIIVRIKSLLNLRAKLQSYYTKAAFSPALQVSDSTIESSTDSSIDEASAVSERDSQFIEKIKSLLAESFSDDKLNVDWLAQQLFMSDRQLRRKLKALMGITPNELIKQFRIEKAMVMLRNGEKPSVVSFEVGFSSHSYFSQEFKKYTGKSPGDYV